The sequence below is a genomic window from Equus caballus isolate H_3958 breed thoroughbred chromosome 11, TB-T2T, whole genome shotgun sequence.
tGCACACAGCCAGGCCAGGCTCTGTCAACAGTTCCCGCAGCCTTCCCCAAGCTGGCTGTGCCTTTCTGCCGGGCCTCAGAGTCCATGGCTCCTCAGGGCTGTCCCTGCCCCTGCCAACATGAGCGTGTGGGGTGAGTGGGTGTGGAGGGTGAGTAAATCTCAAGGACTCGAGGCTGAGTCTCTGCCCCCTTCAGCCCCATTCTGTGCCCACTGCAGCGGCAAAGGGAGGGGCAGTGGGGTCTCCCTCAGGCAGTGAGCCGTGGAAAGGACTGGAGAGTGCTGGTTGTATGAGAGAGGCCCTCAGTCCCGGGCCGGCCCGTCCTGCCACGTTCCAAGAACACACCAACCACCCCTCAGCTGGTCCCTGGGGAGCTTTGCCGAGCGCCTCACCAGGAACTTGGCCGGCTGGCTGCTCTTGGTGTACTTGTAGAGCCTGCGAAGCTGCTTCGCCTCCAGTTCTGAGAAGAGGGAGACGAATCGCCAGAGCATCCTGCAGGGGAGAAACCGAGGCTGAGGCAGGCGAAGCACAGCCCCTCTCCCTGCGGCATTTGTCTTGCGGCCAGGACACCCCCACGGAGAAATGGGTTACATGCTACTTCCTCGGTTTTTGATTGAGGGATGGAAAGGCGGGGATTTGCCAGACTTGACAATCCATCCTGGTGAGTAGCACCCACACCACACAGTAGTTGTTCCATCAGAGGTCATTCTCCTCGGGCTCAGGAGAGGTCTTTGCTCACTGTGTATACAGCCGTGGTGCAATCAATGCTGCCCTGAATGACAAGGGGGTCCTGTTCTCTCCACCCCCTCTTCACCATGCTCACTCCAGGATCCTGACTCTTTCATATAAAGATGAAGGACCAGGGGATCTTGGCTGAGGTGTGACCTTAAATTTAGAGGGCGTGGCCCAGGAGTGGGTATAGTGGGAAGGGCAACGATGTAGCCCTACTTCCTCCAGTGCTTGATTTCCCAGGCTCGGCAGTAGTGCTGCAGAAAGGTGTTGATGTGGTCCCCTAGGACCACCAGGCTCTGCTTCATGTACTTTAGCCTCTTCTTCTGGGGAAGGTCCCTGGGCAGGTGCAACTTTCGCAAGAACTTCTTCAGTGGCCTTAGGTATTCTTTACACTGAGGAGGCAAAAGCTGAAATGAGGGGCCATACGGAAAAAGGAAAGGCAGATGGGCAGCCTCAAGGAACCAGCAGGTCGACCTGGCTGCAGCCCTTATGGCCCAGGAAGCGTTGCCCATGTGAAGTGCGGAGGCTCCAGTCAGCCTCTTACCCCACTTCCTTCCCAAGAGCATGCCAAGCGGGGCAATGAGCTGCAGTCTGAGGCCTCTGAGCCGGGTCTCCTGACCTGTGGGGAACAGGGCACAGGGGCCTGGGCTGTCCCCTTACTCACAATTTTGAAGGTGTCGTGCCCCAGGCCCTTGGCATGACGCACTAGTGAGTCTCTGGCAGGTATGGTGCTGGAGCTCCCCTGTGAGCCGGGCTCATGTGTCACCTAGGAGGAGGCAGGGGGTAGTGGTCAGCTGGGGGGATTGGGTGGCTGCTCCT
It includes:
- the CHCT1 gene encoding CHD1 helical C-terminal domain containing protein 1 yields the protein MEASDGQGGEGDKPLEKVTHEPGSQGSSSTIPARDSLVRHAKGLGHDTFKICKEYLRPLKKFLRKLHLPRDLPQKKRLKYMKQSLVVLGDHINTFLQHYCRAWEIKHWRKMLWRFVSLFSELEAKQLRRLYKYTKSSQPAKFLVAFRPLDAPENTLLAGQEDSLPKLCNAWGLHSNISSMKERLSKMQAPGHEASLLGEPRSQVHTGRGSLRKLPQKPKLKRKRIKEAPETPETCL